The Pseudarthrobacter sp. NS4 genome includes a window with the following:
- a CDS encoding type 1 glutamine amidotransferase domain-containing protein, whose protein sequence is MANILMVVSAADSLTMKDGSEHRTGFWAEELVVAHQTLLAAGHTIHIATPDGARPTVDQVSLASESAGGEERAKGFRDYLASIDGELSHPLVLAGVDMAAYDAVVIPGGHGPMADLYKDADLGRLLVAANQDGKIIAPFCHGPAGLLSATDDGGAFAFLGRRLTVFTNEEELGGGTGENTPWMVEDALKEKGAVVENAAAWTSHVVRDGNLITGQNPQSSEDVAKEVINALG, encoded by the coding sequence ATGGCAAATATTCTGATGGTTGTATCAGCAGCCGATTCCCTCACCATGAAGGACGGCAGCGAGCACCGCACCGGATTCTGGGCGGAGGAACTGGTGGTTGCACACCAGACCCTGCTTGCCGCCGGCCACACCATCCACATCGCTACCCCTGACGGTGCACGGCCAACTGTGGACCAGGTGAGCCTGGCATCCGAGTCGGCCGGTGGCGAGGAGCGGGCAAAAGGCTTCCGGGACTACCTTGCTTCCATCGACGGCGAGCTCTCGCACCCGCTGGTACTCGCCGGCGTCGACATGGCAGCGTATGACGCAGTGGTGATACCCGGCGGGCACGGCCCCATGGCTGACCTCTACAAGGATGCGGACCTGGGCCGGCTTCTGGTGGCGGCAAACCAGGACGGCAAAATCATCGCGCCCTTCTGCCACGGTCCCGCGGGGCTGCTCAGCGCAACGGACGACGGCGGCGCTTTCGCATTCCTGGGGCGGCGCCTCACCGTATTCACCAATGAAGAAGAACTGGGCGGCGGCACGGGAGAGAACACCCCGTGGATGGTGGAGGACGCGCTGAAGGAGAAGGGCGCCGTAGTGGAGAACGCTGCTGCCTGGACATCCCATGTGGTCCGGGACGGCAACCTCATCACCGGCCAGAACCCGCAGTCCAGCGAGGACGTTGCCAAGGAAGTCATTAACGCCCTGGGCTGA
- a CDS encoding trehalase-like domain-containing protein: MAMPLNQSVADSALLTRSLPLGLLRSFVRPDAPDDGLTPTLLAELKVLARVPGLLVACNYGGTLCDAEGISTETLPLGSAAIALRALAALPNTHAAVISGRSLRDLAAVSRLPAEVHLIGSHGAESDMEFAHVQPLATEAVLHRVNAALTEAVGFHKGIWIERKPAAVSIHTRPAPAEVVEAVTETAREIARDHGLFFIVDGSVLDLSFMEPSKAEALENLRSRLGTSAALYAGDAYSDELAIATLRGPDMGLRVGAGQTGAAHRLRDPECFARVLAILFELRRAWLFGEDAVGLERHSMIGNGSSTALVTPDARICWMSHPLPDSGSLFAHILGGDAAGHFSIEPVKASQVLGQRYVDSTMIVETRWADVTVTDYLEPAPEGITSLVRVLSGSGAARIVFAPRPDYANAPFSMEVRGEELHVVGTSDPLILFAPGVKFAVASDGRHATATAVTNLQGGPIVLNLRCGDTGHQPADPGGETERRAGVALHSRSWVQGLDLPSVKPSLVRRSALVLRALVHEPTGAVLAAPTTSLPEGIGGTRNWDYRYCWLRDGSMTVNALVDLGSTQEAAGFLDWLGRILEHAPGPEWLHPLYSVTGAPLSTEAVIDSLPGYAGSRPVRIGNAADHQVQLDVFGPIAELIDALSERESALADGHWELMVQMASAVLARWHEPDHGIWEARRAPRHHVYTKVMCWVTLDRALRTAARHGRRPEPSWEATAATIREEVLSEGWDESASSYTVAYDSPDLDAAVLHIGLSGLLDVSDQRFLDTVTAVERELRVGPTVFRYRYDDGLPGLEGGFHVCTTWLIEAYVAVGRIEEAWDLFDQLVNLFGPTGLLPEEYDPGTETHLGNHPQAYSHLGFIRCARLLDALEGRR; encoded by the coding sequence ATGGCTATGCCGTTGAACCAAAGCGTGGCGGATTCCGCGCTGCTCACCCGGTCCCTTCCGCTGGGGCTGCTCCGATCCTTCGTCCGGCCTGACGCGCCCGACGACGGGCTGACGCCCACCCTGCTGGCGGAACTTAAGGTCCTCGCCCGGGTTCCGGGGCTGCTCGTGGCGTGCAATTACGGCGGAACGCTGTGTGATGCCGAGGGGATCTCCACCGAAACGCTCCCGCTCGGAAGCGCGGCCATAGCCCTGCGCGCACTGGCGGCACTGCCCAATACCCACGCCGCCGTCATATCAGGCCGCTCCCTCCGCGACTTGGCCGCCGTGTCCCGCCTGCCGGCGGAGGTGCACCTCATCGGTTCGCACGGCGCCGAATCTGACATGGAATTCGCGCACGTCCAGCCCCTGGCCACGGAAGCGGTCCTGCATAGAGTCAACGCGGCACTCACTGAAGCGGTGGGTTTCCACAAGGGCATTTGGATCGAGCGTAAGCCCGCGGCCGTTTCGATCCACACCCGCCCGGCCCCCGCAGAGGTTGTGGAGGCCGTCACCGAAACAGCCCGGGAGATTGCCCGGGACCACGGGCTTTTCTTCATCGTCGATGGATCGGTTCTGGACTTGTCTTTCATGGAACCTTCCAAGGCTGAGGCCTTGGAGAACCTGCGCTCGCGGCTCGGGACCAGCGCCGCCCTCTATGCCGGGGATGCGTACAGTGACGAGCTTGCCATTGCCACACTCCGGGGGCCGGACATGGGTCTGCGCGTGGGCGCCGGGCAGACAGGCGCTGCACACCGGTTGCGCGACCCGGAGTGCTTTGCCCGGGTCCTGGCCATCCTGTTCGAACTGCGGCGGGCGTGGCTGTTCGGCGAGGACGCCGTGGGGCTTGAGCGGCACTCAATGATCGGCAACGGTTCTTCCACTGCCCTTGTCACTCCGGACGCCCGGATCTGCTGGATGAGCCACCCGCTGCCGGACTCCGGTTCGCTGTTCGCGCACATCCTTGGCGGCGACGCGGCGGGCCACTTTTCCATTGAGCCCGTCAAGGCCTCACAGGTGCTGGGCCAGCGTTACGTGGACAGCACCATGATCGTGGAGACCCGTTGGGCCGACGTCACAGTCACTGACTACCTGGAACCAGCCCCCGAAGGCATCACCAGCCTCGTCCGGGTGCTTTCCGGAAGCGGTGCGGCGAGGATCGTGTTTGCCCCCCGTCCTGACTACGCCAATGCCCCGTTCAGCATGGAGGTCCGTGGAGAGGAGCTGCATGTGGTGGGGACCTCGGACCCGCTCATCCTCTTCGCCCCGGGCGTGAAGTTCGCCGTTGCCTCGGACGGCCGGCACGCTACGGCCACAGCGGTAACCAACCTGCAGGGCGGCCCCATAGTCCTCAACCTGAGGTGCGGCGACACCGGGCACCAGCCGGCAGATCCCGGCGGTGAAACTGAACGGCGGGCCGGGGTGGCACTCCACTCCCGAAGCTGGGTGCAGGGCCTGGACCTGCCCAGCGTCAAACCATCCCTGGTGCGCCGGTCCGCCCTGGTGCTCCGCGCGCTGGTCCACGAGCCCACCGGTGCGGTGCTGGCTGCTCCCACCACCTCGCTGCCGGAAGGGATCGGCGGCACGCGCAACTGGGATTACCGGTACTGCTGGCTCCGGGACGGGTCCATGACAGTCAATGCGCTGGTGGATCTTGGCTCGACGCAGGAAGCGGCAGGCTTCCTGGACTGGCTCGGGCGGATCCTGGAGCACGCCCCCGGGCCCGAATGGTTGCATCCCCTGTACTCGGTCACGGGTGCGCCGCTCTCCACCGAAGCGGTCATCGACAGTCTTCCCGGCTATGCCGGCTCCCGGCCTGTCCGGATCGGCAATGCCGCGGACCACCAGGTCCAGCTGGACGTGTTCGGCCCCATTGCGGAACTGATCGATGCGCTCAGTGAGAGGGAATCCGCGCTCGCCGATGGCCACTGGGAACTGATGGTCCAGATGGCTTCGGCAGTGCTGGCGCGCTGGCACGAACCCGACCACGGCATTTGGGAAGCACGGCGGGCTCCCCGGCACCATGTGTATACCAAAGTGATGTGCTGGGTGACCCTTGACCGGGCGCTGCGGACCGCCGCCCGGCACGGCCGCCGCCCCGAACCGTCCTGGGAAGCCACGGCCGCAACCATCCGGGAAGAAGTATTGAGTGAGGGCTGGGATGAATCCGCGTCCTCGTACACTGTCGCTTACGACAGCCCGGACCTCGACGCCGCCGTCCTGCACATCGGGCTGTCCGGCCTGCTGGATGTCTCGGACCAGCGCTTCCTGGATACCGTCACGGCCGTGGAACGGGAACTGCGGGTGGGGCCCACCGTCTTCCGATACAGGTACGACGACGGCCTGCCGGGCCTGGAGGGCGGCTTCCACGTCTGCACCACCTGGCTGATCGAGGCTTACGTCGCGGTGGGAAGGATTGAGGAGGCCTGGGATCTCTTCGACCAGCTGGTGAACCTTTTCGGACCCACGGGCCTGCTGCCCGAAGAATACGATCCCGGCACCGAAACCCATCTGGGAAACCACCCGCAGGCATACTCCCACCTGGGCTTCATCCGGTGCGCCCGTCTTCTGGACGCGTTGGAGGGCAGAAGGTAG
- a CDS encoding LLM class flavin-dependent oxidoreductase → MTLPLSILDLATIGKGQTAAESFAGSVAMAQSAEKLGYRRVWYAEHHNMSSIASSATSVLIAHVAAHTESIRLGAGGVMLPNHSPLTIAEQFGTLETLHPGRIDLGLGRAPGSDQNTMRALRRDPMSADSFPQDVLELQGYLTGPTRMQGVEATPGKGTNVPLYILGSSLFGARLAAQLGLPYAFASHFAPNALQDAVSIYRREFKPSAQLDAPHVIAGVNVIAADSAAEAQAMLQETKRARVSLFFGGGREFSDDEADMILDSPQGQHVSQMMTYSAVGTPDVVMDYLDEFGRHADADELIVAHQSTGTGARLRSVELLAEAAGLARV, encoded by the coding sequence GTGACTCTCCCGCTCTCCATCCTTGACCTGGCAACCATCGGCAAAGGCCAGACGGCGGCGGAGAGTTTCGCAGGCAGCGTGGCAATGGCGCAAAGCGCCGAGAAGCTGGGGTACCGCAGGGTCTGGTACGCCGAGCACCACAACATGTCCTCCATCGCCTCGTCCGCCACCAGCGTCCTGATCGCCCACGTGGCCGCACACACCGAGAGCATCCGGCTGGGCGCCGGCGGCGTCATGCTGCCCAACCACTCGCCACTGACCATTGCCGAACAGTTTGGCACCCTGGAAACCCTGCACCCGGGCCGCATCGACCTGGGCCTGGGCCGCGCGCCCGGCAGCGACCAGAACACCATGCGCGCGCTGCGGCGTGACCCGATGTCCGCGGACAGCTTCCCCCAGGATGTGCTCGAACTGCAGGGCTACCTCACGGGACCCACCCGGATGCAGGGCGTGGAAGCCACCCCGGGCAAGGGCACCAACGTTCCGCTCTACATCCTGGGTTCGTCCCTGTTCGGTGCACGGCTGGCTGCCCAGCTGGGCCTGCCCTATGCCTTTGCCTCGCATTTTGCCCCCAACGCGCTCCAGGATGCCGTGTCCATCTACCGCCGCGAATTCAAGCCCTCCGCGCAGCTGGACGCACCGCACGTGATCGCCGGCGTGAACGTGATCGCCGCGGATTCCGCCGCTGAAGCCCAGGCCATGCTGCAGGAGACCAAGCGCGCCAGGGTTTCGCTGTTCTTTGGCGGCGGGCGCGAGTTCAGCGACGACGAGGCGGACATGATCCTCGACTCGCCGCAGGGCCAGCACGTCTCGCAGATGATGACCTATTCCGCGGTGGGCACCCCCGACGTCGTGATGGACTACCTCGACGAATTCGGCAGGCACGCCGACGCGGACGAACTCATCGTGGCGCACCAAAGCACCGGCACCGGGGCGCGGCTGCGGTCCGTCGAACTGCTTGCTGAAGCTGCTGGCCTGGCCCGGGTATAG
- a CDS encoding PxKF domain-containing protein, giving the protein MTLNLGGSNGTTLLYVVKLPDHGTNGCTIQGREAVTLSLVSSDPAVAAVSPATATFDSCDATATVTVTPKGIGTTNILASLTANNTGEPYDVSPVNFGVTVVAPAPSNTAPVLGISGVTPGGSYTKGFVPQAMCEVSDAEEGNSSFPATLSLITGPDAADGVGSQEASCYHEDAGGLTASGSVTYGITDGTAPTIGYTLSPAAPNGLADWYTSDVTLDWTVTEGDSPSTLVLTGCEDRTITADQVATDYSCAATSSGGSADPVTLSLKKDGTAPTVGYGDKAAGTLGTNGWYTSDVEATFTATDATSGLLTSTKTATSSGEGSNVAVLSPVFTDIAGNTAAEGTASRTYKIDKTAPTVTYVSASPEAGTDSWYNADVTATFSATDLVSGPLEATKQVTSSGEGAAVVVGSPAFEDVAGNITPAGAATQSYKIDKTAPSVSFDSVLGESYYGSTPAAPTCTASDALSGVNGNCAVTGYSTSVGAHTLVAEATDLAGNTTSVTQNYEIKAWTLKGFYQPVDMGGVLNTVKGGSTVPAKFEIFAGDQEVTDLTAVSSLKSAQIQCSLLELQDAIEATATGSTSLRYDSVAGHFVYNWKTPIGAGTCYKLTMTAKDGSSITANFKLK; this is encoded by the coding sequence ATGACGCTGAATCTCGGGGGATCCAATGGAACAACCCTGCTGTACGTCGTCAAGCTGCCGGATCATGGCACTAACGGCTGCACAATTCAGGGGAGGGAAGCCGTTACCCTCAGCCTGGTCTCGAGCGATCCTGCCGTGGCTGCTGTCTCTCCGGCCACCGCAACCTTCGACAGTTGTGATGCCACGGCAACTGTCACGGTAACGCCCAAAGGCATCGGAACGACCAACATCCTCGCCTCACTCACGGCCAACAATACGGGTGAACCCTACGACGTTTCACCTGTTAATTTCGGCGTGACGGTGGTTGCTCCCGCCCCATCCAACACAGCGCCGGTCCTTGGCATCTCCGGAGTCACACCTGGTGGCTCATACACCAAGGGCTTCGTCCCACAGGCGATGTGCGAGGTGAGCGACGCCGAGGAGGGCAACAGTTCATTCCCCGCCACACTCAGTCTCATAACAGGGCCGGATGCTGCCGACGGCGTGGGTTCCCAGGAGGCTTCCTGCTACCACGAGGACGCCGGTGGTCTTACCGCCTCCGGTTCCGTCACTTACGGGATCACCGACGGAACCGCCCCCACTATCGGCTACACACTTAGCCCCGCCGCGCCTAATGGTTTGGCTGACTGGTACACGAGTGACGTCACGCTGGACTGGACTGTGACGGAAGGGGACTCGCCAAGCACTCTCGTCCTCACCGGCTGCGAGGACCGGACCATTACCGCCGACCAAGTGGCCACGGACTACAGCTGCGCGGCGACCAGCAGCGGCGGCTCTGCGGATCCGGTTACGCTGTCCCTCAAGAAGGACGGCACTGCGCCTACGGTGGGCTATGGTGACAAGGCGGCGGGCACACTGGGCACCAACGGCTGGTACACCTCTGATGTCGAGGCCACTTTCACAGCGACGGACGCCACATCCGGCCTGCTGACCAGCACCAAAACGGCCACATCCAGTGGCGAGGGCTCGAACGTGGCAGTACTGAGCCCCGTGTTCACCGATATTGCCGGCAACACTGCCGCAGAAGGTACCGCTTCGCGGACCTATAAGATTGACAAGACTGCCCCGACGGTCACCTACGTCAGCGCCAGCCCCGAGGCAGGAACTGACAGCTGGTACAACGCCGACGTGACGGCCACTTTCTCCGCGACGGACCTCGTGTCGGGGCCCCTAGAAGCCACTAAGCAGGTGACGTCATCTGGCGAAGGCGCAGCGGTGGTAGTCGGCAGCCCTGCATTTGAAGACGTCGCCGGGAATATCACTCCCGCGGGTGCGGCTACCCAAAGCTACAAGATCGATAAGACCGCGCCATCAGTGTCCTTCGACTCAGTGCTCGGCGAAAGCTACTACGGATCGACGCCGGCAGCGCCTACGTGCACTGCCTCGGACGCACTGTCGGGAGTGAACGGAAACTGTGCGGTCACGGGCTACAGCACGTCGGTGGGCGCTCACACGCTGGTGGCCGAGGCTACTGACTTGGCCGGCAACACCACCTCGGTTACCCAAAACTATGAAATCAAGGCGTGGACCCTCAAGGGCTTCTACCAGCCGGTGGACATGGGCGGGGTGCTGAACACGGTCAAGGGCGGCAGCACGGTCCCGGCCAAGTTCGAGATCTTCGCAGGTGACCAGGAAGTGACGGACCTGACCGCGGTGTCCAGCCTCAAGTCAGCCCAGATCCAGTGCTCCCTGCTGGAACTCCAGGATGCGATCGAGGCCACCGCCACGGGCAGCACGTCCCTGCGTTACGACTCCGTAGCCGGCCACTTCGTCTACAACTGGAAGACGCCCATCGGAGCAGGAACCTGCTACAAGCTCACGATGACCGCGAAGGACGGCAGCTCAATCACTGCCAACTTCAAACTGAAGTAG
- a CDS encoding DUF853 domain-containing protein, which translates to MANKTTAEKLAAIQKGYTLDGATIELGAAIIDGELHKDAPVRLPLAMMNRHGLVAGATGTGKTVTLHMMAEQLSAAGVPVFLADIKGDLSGLATAAVGSEKLAARTEGIGQPWQGKTFPVEFLALGGDGNGVPVRATVSSFGPILLSRIMELNDTQESSLQLVFYFADKNGLELIDLKDLRAVIQFLTSAEGKDQLEELGGLSKATAGVILRELVNLEAQGLEKFFGEPEFDTAELLRTAPDGRGVITCLELPTLQTKPMLFSTFLMWLLADLFEDLPEAGDLDKPKLVFFLDEAHLLFNGASKAFLEAITTNVRLIRSKGVGIFFVTQTPKDVPADVLGQLANRVQHALRAFTPEDAKALKATVSTFPVSDYDLEETLTSAGIGEAVVTVMNDRGAPTPVALTRLRAPESVMGPSDETLVRSTVAGSALLPKYGTAVDNPSAYEKLTGKAAAPTGPAAPGEPPVPDSGDHGQGASDDGSGDLDAEARRIEEEILGRPSNRPVARRDTARRDSAPRTPREAPSRQEAGVGMMDDLGGALGGGLKSMARSIGTQLGRELLRGVFGTSSRRRRR; encoded by the coding sequence ATGGCCAACAAAACCACAGCAGAGAAGCTTGCCGCCATCCAGAAGGGATACACGCTGGACGGTGCCACCATCGAACTGGGGGCCGCCATTATTGACGGCGAACTCCACAAGGACGCGCCGGTGCGCCTGCCGCTGGCCATGATGAACAGGCACGGACTGGTGGCCGGCGCCACCGGCACCGGCAAGACCGTCACGCTGCACATGATGGCCGAGCAGCTGTCCGCTGCCGGCGTCCCGGTCTTCCTGGCGGACATCAAAGGCGACCTCTCCGGGCTGGCCACCGCCGCCGTCGGAAGCGAAAAGCTCGCTGCCCGCACAGAAGGCATTGGACAACCCTGGCAGGGGAAGACGTTCCCGGTGGAGTTCCTGGCCCTGGGCGGCGACGGGAACGGAGTCCCGGTGCGGGCCACGGTATCGTCCTTCGGTCCCATCCTGCTCTCACGCATCATGGAGCTGAATGACACGCAGGAGTCCAGCCTGCAGCTGGTGTTCTACTTTGCGGACAAGAACGGCCTGGAACTCATCGACCTCAAGGACCTTCGGGCAGTCATCCAGTTCCTCACCTCCGCCGAAGGCAAGGACCAGCTGGAAGAACTCGGCGGGCTGTCCAAAGCCACCGCCGGAGTCATCCTGCGGGAACTCGTAAACCTTGAGGCGCAGGGACTCGAGAAGTTCTTTGGCGAACCTGAATTCGATACCGCCGAGCTGCTGCGCACCGCGCCGGACGGCCGCGGCGTCATCACCTGCCTGGAGCTGCCGACGCTCCAGACCAAGCCGATGCTGTTCTCCACGTTCCTGATGTGGCTGCTCGCGGACCTGTTCGAGGACCTCCCGGAGGCCGGAGACCTGGACAAACCGAAACTGGTGTTCTTCCTCGACGAGGCCCACCTGCTCTTCAACGGTGCATCGAAGGCCTTCCTGGAGGCCATCACCACTAACGTCCGGCTCATCCGGTCCAAGGGCGTGGGCATCTTCTTTGTCACCCAGACCCCCAAGGACGTTCCGGCCGACGTACTGGGCCAGCTGGCCAACCGCGTGCAGCACGCGCTCCGTGCTTTCACGCCGGAGGACGCCAAGGCTCTCAAGGCGACCGTTTCCACGTTCCCGGTCAGCGACTACGACCTGGAAGAAACCCTGACCTCCGCAGGCATCGGTGAAGCTGTAGTCACCGTCATGAATGACAGGGGTGCCCCCACTCCCGTGGCGCTCACCCGCCTGCGCGCGCCCGAGTCCGTCATGGGACCCAGCGATGAAACCCTGGTCCGGAGCACGGTGGCCGGATCCGCCCTGCTTCCCAAGTACGGAACCGCCGTGGACAACCCCTCCGCCTATGAAAAGCTGACCGGCAAGGCTGCAGCGCCCACCGGCCCTGCAGCACCGGGTGAACCGCCGGTTCCGGATTCCGGCGATCATGGTCAAGGTGCTTCCGACGACGGCTCGGGGGACCTCGACGCCGAGGCCCGCAGGATCGAGGAGGAGATCCTGGGCCGTCCCAGCAACAGGCCGGTTGCCCGCCGGGACACTGCACGCCGGGACAGCGCGCCCCGCACGCCGAGGGAGGCCCCTTCCCGGCAGGAGGCGGGCGTTGGGATGATGGACGATCTGGGTGGCGCGCTTGGCGGCGGGCTGAAAAGCATGGCCCGGTCCATCGGCACCCAGCTGGGGCGTGAACTGCTGCGGGGCGTGTTCGGCACGTCATCCCGGCGTCGCCGCCGCTGA
- a CDS encoding MFS transporter codes for MTTKAEGVGFRSDRGPILIALMLATGLVAIDSTIVATAVPSIVRDVGGFSSFPWLFSAYLLAQAVSVPIYGKLSDMVGRKPIILTGIGLFLLGSVLCGIAWSMPSLIAFRALQGLGAGAVLPVSITIAGDIYSVEERAKVQGYLASVWAVSSVVGPSLGGIFSSMGLWRGIFLVNIPLCLLAGWMLVRTLHEKVERSKHRVDYAGAALLAVSLSLLILGALQGGQAWEWNSPVSIGVFAVGGVLLALFLLVERRAAEPVLPPWVVSRRLLGTTALVSFGVGAVLMGLTSYVPTFLEGALSTSPLVAGLALAALTLGWPISASQAGRFYLRLGFKPTALIGISVTVAGLLVLALTAPAPDVALVAASCFVVGLGLGLVATPTLISAQSSVPWNERGVVTSTNMFARSIGSALGVAVFGAVANAVYAGTSGGDSDGPAVVAASGAVFLATLVAGLLTVAAVLAMPAVRAGAGGAGSAGPVLADAEDSKH; via the coding sequence ATGACAACCAAAGCCGAGGGTGTGGGATTCCGCTCCGACCGCGGGCCGATCCTCATTGCCCTGATGCTGGCTACCGGACTCGTGGCCATCGATTCCACCATCGTGGCCACTGCCGTCCCATCCATCGTCCGGGACGTGGGCGGTTTCTCGTCGTTCCCCTGGCTCTTCTCGGCGTACCTGCTGGCACAGGCCGTCTCAGTGCCCATCTACGGCAAGCTGTCCGACATGGTGGGCCGCAAGCCAATCATCCTGACAGGCATTGGTCTGTTCCTGCTCGGGTCTGTCCTGTGCGGCATCGCCTGGAGCATGCCCTCACTGATCGCTTTCCGCGCCCTGCAGGGACTCGGCGCAGGTGCAGTGCTGCCGGTTTCCATTACCATCGCCGGGGACATCTATTCGGTGGAGGAGCGCGCCAAGGTCCAGGGCTATCTCGCGAGTGTTTGGGCGGTATCCTCCGTGGTGGGGCCAAGCCTCGGCGGAATCTTCTCGTCAATGGGCCTCTGGCGCGGCATCTTCCTCGTCAACATCCCACTGTGCCTGCTGGCAGGGTGGATGCTGGTCCGGACCCTCCACGAGAAGGTGGAGCGGTCAAAACACCGCGTGGACTACGCCGGGGCGGCCCTGCTGGCTGTCTCGCTCAGCCTGCTCATCCTCGGAGCCCTGCAGGGCGGGCAGGCGTGGGAGTGGAACTCGCCCGTCAGCATCGGCGTTTTTGCGGTGGGCGGCGTGCTCCTGGCCCTGTTCCTGCTGGTGGAGCGCCGGGCAGCGGAGCCGGTCCTGCCGCCCTGGGTAGTGTCCAGGCGCCTGCTTGGCACCACCGCCCTGGTGTCCTTTGGCGTAGGGGCAGTGCTGATGGGGCTGACCTCCTACGTGCCCACCTTCCTTGAAGGGGCGCTATCCACTTCGCCCCTGGTTGCCGGGCTCGCCCTGGCAGCGCTGACGCTCGGCTGGCCGATCAGCGCCTCGCAGGCGGGCCGCTTCTACTTGAGGCTCGGGTTTAAGCCCACGGCCCTGATCGGCATCTCGGTCACCGTGGCGGGACTTCTGGTCCTTGCCCTGACGGCACCTGCTCCCGACGTGGCGCTGGTCGCCGCCAGCTGCTTCGTGGTGGGACTCGGCCTGGGGCTGGTGGCCACCCCCACCCTGATCTCAGCCCAGTCGAGCGTCCCGTGGAATGAGCGCGGTGTGGTCACCAGCACCAACATGTTCGCCCGGTCCATCGGCAGCGCCCTGGGCGTAGCGGTGTTCGGCGCGGTAGCCAATGCGGTCTACGCCGGTACATCTGGCGGGGACAGCGACGGCCCGGCTGTTGTGGCTGCTTCCGGAGCCGTCTTCCTGGCCACGCTGGTGGCAGGGTTGCTTACCGTCGCCGCGGTCCTGGCCATGCCTGCTGTCCGTGCGGGCGCAGGCGGTGCGGGGAGTGCAGGGCCGGTCCTTGCCGATGCGGAGGACAGCAAGCACTAG
- a CDS encoding aldo/keto reductase: MSLNTSNQLELSATIDLKDLGTVHRLGFGAMRIVGDGIWGEPADRVAAVDVVRRAVELGVDFIDTADSYGPNISEEILAEALHPYKEGLKIATKVGFTRTGPNKWIPVGRPEYLRQQTELSLRKLKVDTLDLLQLHRIDPKVDAEEQFGVLRELQDEGKVRALGLSQVSVEELEAAGKHFTVSTVQNRYNLTDRSSEDVLRYSEENGIGFIPWAPISAGELAQPGGPLDEAAKRLDATTSQVALAWLLRRSPVMMPIPGTGSAKHLEENMAAAGVTLDDDTYAELEAAGE, translated from the coding sequence ATGAGTCTGAATACGTCGAACCAGTTGGAACTGTCCGCAACGATTGACCTGAAAGACCTGGGAACCGTGCACCGGCTGGGCTTCGGCGCGATGCGCATCGTGGGCGACGGCATCTGGGGTGAGCCCGCCGACCGGGTGGCCGCCGTGGATGTGGTGCGCCGCGCCGTCGAACTCGGCGTTGATTTCATCGACACCGCAGATTCCTATGGCCCCAACATCAGCGAGGAAATCCTTGCCGAGGCCCTGCACCCGTACAAGGAAGGGCTGAAGATCGCCACGAAAGTAGGTTTCACCCGGACCGGCCCGAACAAGTGGATCCCGGTGGGCCGTCCCGAATACCTGCGCCAGCAGACGGAACTGAGCCTACGGAAGCTCAAGGTGGACACGCTGGACCTGCTGCAGCTGCACCGGATCGACCCGAAGGTGGACGCCGAGGAGCAGTTCGGCGTGCTGCGTGAACTGCAGGACGAGGGCAAGGTCCGCGCGCTGGGACTGTCCCAGGTGAGCGTCGAGGAGCTGGAGGCCGCCGGGAAGCACTTCACGGTGTCCACCGTGCAGAACCGCTACAACCTGACGGACCGCAGCTCGGAGGACGTGCTGCGGTACTCGGAGGAAAACGGAATCGGTTTCATCCCCTGGGCGCCGATTTCCGCGGGTGAGCTCGCGCAGCCGGGCGGGCCGCTGGACGAGGCAGCAAAGCGCCTGGACGCCACCACCTCCCAGGTGGCACTCGCCTGGCTGCTCCGCCGCTCCCCGGTGATGATGCCGATCCCCGGCACCGGTTCCGCCAAGCACCTGGAAGAGAACATGGCCGCGGCCGGTGTCACTCTCGACGACGACACGTACGCAGAGCTCGAAGCCGCCGGTGAGTAG